From Candidatus Methylomirabilota bacterium, the proteins below share one genomic window:
- a CDS encoding 3-oxoacyl-ACP reductase family protein, which yields MADPFRLDGKVAIVTGASRGLGRAIALALAEAGADVAVGARATTEIEETAHQVEQRGRRALAVRTDVADYAQVEALVARAIDGLGGLHIVVNNSGIAAVRPVLDMPPEDFARVIEVNLVGVFHGCRAAAARLTGQKAGKVINMASVMAVSGLAGYTPYAASKGGVISLTTCLAVEWARYNVQVNAIAPGWFVTDMNAEAFADPKISERLLRDVPMRRTGELSEIGPLAVYLASPASSYMTGQTIFLDGGHTAA from the coding sequence ATGGCCGATCCCTTTCGCCTCGACGGCAAGGTGGCGATCGTGACCGGCGCCAGCCGGGGCCTGGGGCGGGCGATCGCGCTGGCCCTCGCCGAGGCGGGAGCCGACGTGGCGGTGGGCGCGCGCGCCACCACCGAGATCGAGGAGACCGCCCACCAGGTCGAGCAGCGCGGGCGGCGGGCCCTCGCGGTGCGGACCGACGTGGCGGACTATGCCCAGGTGGAGGCACTGGTTGCGCGTGCGATCGACGGGCTCGGCGGCCTCCACATCGTCGTGAACAACTCCGGCATCGCCGCCGTGCGGCCCGTCCTCGACATGCCGCCCGAGGACTTCGCCCGCGTCATCGAGGTCAACCTGGTCGGCGTGTTCCACGGCTGCCGCGCCGCCGCCGCGCGCCTCACCGGGCAGAAGGCGGGGAAGGTCATCAACATGGCCTCGGTGATGGCGGTGTCGGGGCTGGCCGGCTACACGCCCTATGCGGCGTCCAAGGGCGGAGTGATCTCGCTGACCACATGCCTCGCCGTGGAGTGGGCTCGCTACAACGTGCAGGTCAATGCGATCGCGCCCGGCTGGTTCGTCACCGACATGAATGCGGAGGCGTTCGCCGACCCCAAGATCAGCGAGCGGCTGCTGCGCGACGTGCCCATGCGGCGCACGGGTGAGCTGTCGGAGATTGGCCCGCTCGCCGTCTATCTTGCGTCCCCCGCCTCCTCCTACATGACGGGGCAGACCATCTTCCTCGACGGCGGCCACACCGCCGCCTAG
- the fabG gene encoding 3-oxoacyl-[acyl-carrier-protein] reductase: MQLAGRTALVTGGSRGIGRAIAFALAQEGADVAINYVSSETPAREIAEAIGALGRRSMLAQADVADYPDTYRMAQDVLKEFGHLDILINNAGVTSDKSFVKMDHASWRKVLAINLDGVFNCTKVFIDQMLKQSFGRVVNITSVIGQIGNFGQANYAASKAGVAAFTKSLAKELAGKGVTVNCVAPGFTETDMVTSIPEKVRQKLLDQIPMRRFGKAEEVARACVYLCAKDGDYITGAELSINGGLFM; the protein is encoded by the coding sequence ATGCAGCTCGCCGGCCGCACCGCTCTCGTCACCGGAGGCTCCCGCGGCATCGGTCGCGCCATCGCGTTCGCGCTCGCCCAGGAGGGCGCCGACGTCGCGATCAACTACGTGTCGAGCGAGACCCCCGCGCGCGAGATCGCGGAGGCGATCGGCGCGCTCGGCCGGCGCTCTATGCTCGCCCAGGCCGACGTCGCCGACTATCCGGACACCTATCGGATGGCGCAAGACGTGCTGAAGGAATTCGGGCACCTCGACATCCTGATCAACAACGCGGGCGTGACGTCGGACAAGAGCTTCGTCAAGATGGACCACGCCTCGTGGCGCAAGGTGCTCGCCATCAACCTCGACGGCGTCTTCAACTGCACCAAGGTGTTCATCGACCAGATGCTCAAGCAGAGCTTCGGCCGGGTCGTCAACATCACGTCGGTCATCGGGCAGATCGGCAACTTCGGACAGGCCAACTACGCGGCGTCCAAAGCAGGGGTGGCCGCCTTCACGAAGTCGCTCGCCAAGGAGCTCGCCGGCAAGGGTGTCACCGTGAACTGCGTGGCCCCGGGCTTCACCGAGACCGACATGGTGACGTCGATCCCCGAGAAGGTGCGGCAGAAGCTCCTGGACCAGATCCCGATGCGGCGCTTCGGGAAGGCGGAGGAGGTCGCGCGGGCCTGCGTCTATCTCTGCGCCAAGGACGGCGACTACATCACGGGCGCCGAGCTCTCCATCAACGGCGGCCTCTTCATGTAG
- a CDS encoding long-chain fatty acid--CoA ligase, translated as MTHDTLAKMFWNRVERGGDRPAQQAKRGAAWTTMTWKEVGQTVRELASGLLALGRKKGDAVGILSASRAEWVQADFAIFSIGAVTIPIYPSYPPDLIQYIVNDAGVRTLFVEDAGQLAKVLEVQGKMEGLEHIIVIQPAAGAAPGPRVQTWDQLRQLGRDQAERVRGELEARIAGGRPEDVATIVYTSGTTGPPKGVVQTHGNHMSALESAAQTTHIAEGDVHLLFLPLAHSFARLESFIGIHRGLLTAFAENIDKLRDNLPEARPHFICSVPRVFEKVYAGVLAKADAGSSLKKKIFHWAVGVGKEVSRLKQAGKPVPGGLAVKARIAHALVFSKMHAALGGRLRFAVSGGAPLSREIAEFFHAAGILILEGYGLTETCPVLTNNREDRFKFGSVGLPLPSVEVKIAPDGEILGRGRNIAKGYFKKPDATAEVFLADGWFATGDIGRFDEDGFLFITDRKKDLIVTAGGMNIAPQNIENLLKGDPFISQVMVYGDRRPYPIALITLNPEELLKFAAAQGLPTVDPAALCAHPKVVARVTKIVEERNGELQSYAKVKKFTVLPSDFTVENGLLTPTLKVKRKVIREQYQAAIDQLYR; from the coding sequence ATGACCCACGACACCCTGGCGAAGATGTTCTGGAACCGCGTCGAGCGCGGCGGCGATCGTCCGGCCCAGCAAGCCAAGCGCGGTGCCGCCTGGACGACGATGACGTGGAAGGAAGTCGGTCAGACCGTACGCGAGCTGGCCTCGGGGCTGCTCGCCCTCGGCCGAAAGAAGGGCGACGCGGTGGGGATTCTCTCGGCGAGCCGCGCCGAGTGGGTGCAGGCGGACTTCGCCATCTTCTCGATTGGCGCCGTGACGATTCCCATCTATCCGAGCTACCCCCCGGACCTCATCCAGTACATCGTCAACGACGCGGGCGTCCGCACCCTGTTCGTGGAGGACGCCGGCCAGCTCGCCAAGGTCCTCGAGGTGCAGGGGAAGATGGAGGGCCTTGAGCACATCATCGTGATCCAGCCCGCGGCGGGGGCGGCGCCGGGGCCCCGCGTGCAGACGTGGGACCAGCTCCGCCAGCTCGGGCGCGATCAGGCCGAGCGCGTGCGCGGGGAGCTGGAGGCGCGAATCGCGGGCGGCCGGCCCGAGGACGTGGCCACCATCGTGTATACCTCGGGGACCACCGGGCCGCCCAAGGGCGTGGTGCAGACGCACGGCAATCACATGTCGGCGCTGGAGTCGGCCGCTCAGACCACCCACATCGCCGAGGGCGACGTGCACCTGCTGTTCCTGCCCCTCGCGCATTCCTTCGCGCGACTCGAGTCCTTCATCGGCATCCACCGGGGACTCCTGACCGCGTTCGCCGAGAACATCGACAAGCTGCGCGACAACTTGCCCGAGGCCCGCCCGCACTTCATCTGCAGCGTGCCCCGGGTGTTCGAGAAGGTCTACGCGGGCGTGCTCGCCAAGGCCGACGCGGGCTCGTCGCTCAAGAAGAAGATCTTCCATTGGGCGGTGGGCGTGGGGAAGGAAGTCTCGCGGCTCAAGCAGGCGGGCAAGCCGGTGCCCGGCGGCCTCGCGGTCAAGGCGCGCATCGCCCACGCCCTCGTGTTCTCGAAGATGCACGCCGCCCTGGGCGGCCGCCTGCGCTTCGCCGTGTCGGGCGGCGCGCCGCTGTCGCGCGAGATCGCCGAGTTCTTCCACGCCGCCGGCATCCTGATCCTCGAGGGGTACGGCCTCACCGAGACGTGCCCGGTGCTCACCAACAACCGCGAGGACCGCTTCAAGTTCGGCTCGGTCGGCCTCCCGCTGCCATCCGTCGAGGTGAAGATCGCGCCGGACGGCGAGATCCTCGGTCGCGGGCGCAACATCGCCAAGGGCTACTTCAAGAAGCCGGACGCTACCGCCGAGGTGTTTCTCGCCGACGGATGGTTTGCCACCGGCGACATCGGACGCTTCGACGAGGACGGGTTCCTCTTCATCACGGATCGGAAGAAGGATCTCATCGTCACCGCGGGCGGCATGAACATCGCCCCGCAGAACATCGAGAACCTCCTCAAGGGCGACCCCTTCATCAGCCAGGTGATGGTCTACGGCGACCGCCGGCCGTATCCGATCGCGCTGATCACGCTGAACCCCGAGGAGCTCTTGAAGTTCGCCGCCGCGCAGGGGCTGCCCACCGTGGACCCGGCGGCGCTGTGCGCGCACCCGAAGGTCGTGGCGCGCGTCACGAAGATCGTGGAGGAGCGGAATGGGGAGCTGCAGTCCTACGCCAAGGTGAAGAAGTTCACCGTCCTCCCCTCCGACTTCACTGTCGAGAACGGGCTCCTCACCCCGACCCTCAAGGTGAAGCGCAAGGTCATCCGCGAGCAGTACCAGGCCGCGATCGACCAGCTCTATCGCTGA
- a CDS encoding alpha/beta fold hydrolase, producing the protein MKDELFTMVPEMPGVPPEVRARWQEEANRNFLRMKHFSEMVMNPKEPEVGPTPREEIYRKNKSRLYRYESRRTHRTPVLFVPNLGISRPYIFDLMPKGSFIEHMTQQGFDMYLLDWGVFGAEDNDLTFEDVVTKILPRMADKTLQSSGASEISVLGYCMGAPISASFLGSRPEFPVKNYVDMAGPIDFSQAGLFARWLDAKVFDVDKYVDTLGSIPADMVKAGFKLLKPTMDLSTNLNLWWNLWNTEYVTGFNALNKWANEYQPFPGEFFRQWVKDFYQQNRLIRGDLRMGGRPVSLRNIRCPVLAVGAKEDNIAPPACVKPLIGAVGSVDREYVELAGGHISLIAGRGASVHCWPKVASWLAARS; encoded by the coding sequence ATGAAGGACGAACTGTTCACGATGGTGCCGGAGATGCCGGGCGTGCCGCCGGAGGTGCGGGCCCGGTGGCAGGAGGAGGCCAACCGCAACTTCCTCCGCATGAAGCACTTCTCCGAGATGGTCATGAACCCCAAGGAGCCCGAGGTCGGGCCCACGCCGCGCGAGGAGATCTACCGGAAGAACAAGTCGCGGCTCTACCGCTACGAGTCCCGGCGCACGCATCGCACCCCGGTGCTCTTCGTGCCGAACCTCGGGATCAGCCGCCCCTACATCTTCGACCTCATGCCCAAGGGCTCGTTCATCGAGCACATGACCCAGCAAGGCTTCGACATGTATCTCCTCGACTGGGGCGTGTTCGGCGCGGAGGACAACGACCTCACGTTCGAGGACGTGGTGACGAAGATCCTGCCGCGCATGGCCGACAAGACGCTGCAGTCGTCCGGCGCGTCCGAGATCTCCGTGCTCGGCTACTGCATGGGCGCCCCGATCTCCGCGAGCTTCCTCGGCTCGCGGCCCGAGTTCCCGGTGAAGAATTACGTCGACATGGCGGGGCCGATCGATTTCTCCCAGGCCGGCCTCTTCGCCAGGTGGCTCGACGCGAAGGTGTTCGACGTGGACAAGTACGTGGACACCCTCGGCAGTATCCCCGCCGACATGGTCAAGGCAGGCTTCAAGCTGCTCAAGCCGACGATGGATCTCTCCACCAATCTCAACCTCTGGTGGAATCTCTGGAACACCGAGTACGTGACGGGCTTCAACGCGCTCAACAAGTGGGCGAACGAGTACCAACCGTTCCCCGGCGAGTTCTTTCGCCAGTGGGTGAAGGACTTCTACCAGCAGAACCGGCTGATCCGCGGCGATCTGCGCATGGGCGGCCGGCCGGTGAGCCTCCGCAACATCCGGTGCCCCGTCCTGGCGGTGGGCGCGAAGGAGGACAACATCGCGCCCCCGGCCTGCGTGAAGCCCCTCATTGGCGCGGTGGGAAGCGTGGACCGCGAGTACGTCGAGCTGGCGGGCGGCCACATCTCGCTGATCGCCGGCCGCGGCGCTTCCGTCCACTGCTGGCCCAAGGTCGCGTCCTGGCTCGCCGCCAGATCGTAG
- a CDS encoding poly(R)-hydroxyalkanoic acid synthase subunit PhaE — MADPTQQLMDMWKKQVEEGSQAWLRMLGAPQAQPLDPQAFWRPFMDQGMAAWSKVMTQGQASPDLMAQWKQFLDQWIAAWSRVLEQAMSTEAFAKTLGRQMEGFLNAASPAKKAAEQQIEGSLAGLGLPSRSQVVGLAKQVVLLEEKLEGLEDKLDAILKRLESR; from the coding sequence ATGGCAGACCCCACTCAGCAGCTCATGGACATGTGGAAGAAGCAGGTGGAGGAAGGCAGCCAGGCGTGGCTCCGGATGCTGGGCGCGCCGCAGGCCCAGCCGCTCGACCCACAGGCATTCTGGCGTCCCTTCATGGACCAGGGCATGGCCGCGTGGTCGAAGGTGATGACGCAGGGCCAGGCCTCGCCCGATCTCATGGCCCAGTGGAAGCAGTTCCTCGATCAGTGGATCGCGGCGTGGTCGCGGGTGCTCGAGCAGGCGATGAGCACCGAGGCCTTCGCCAAGACGCTGGGGAGGCAGATGGAGGGCTTCCTCAACGCGGCCAGTCCCGCCAAGAAGGCTGCCGAGCAGCAGATCGAGGGCTCGCTCGCCGGCCTGGGCCTGCCGTCGCGCAGCCAGGTCGTGGGGCTGGCCAAGCAGGTGGTGCTGCTCGAGGAGAAGCTCGAGGGGCTCGAGGACAAGCTCGACGCGATCCTCAAGCGGCTGGAGAGTCGATGA
- a CDS encoding helix-turn-helix domain-containing protein, with translation MFLYGQYCPVARASEILADRWTPLIARELLAGIHRFNELDRGLPGISRALLVQRLRRLEQTGVVERRPGTALGGSAYHLTRAGRQLQRVIDVLGGWGARWAFGDPRPRELDPVVLLWWMRRRVHRERLPDRRVVVQFDFGGARGQRLWLVLERSDVSVCLQHPKFEIDLVVAAELGLFYRVWLGRVPLDEATRRGWLRLDGPPALRRGFARWFAWSPMAPAVRKGPASMTS, from the coding sequence ATGTTCCTCTACGGTCAGTACTGTCCGGTCGCGCGAGCCTCGGAGATTCTGGCGGATCGCTGGACGCCCCTCATCGCGCGGGAGCTTCTCGCCGGTATCCATCGCTTCAACGAGCTGGACCGCGGCCTGCCGGGCATCTCGCGCGCGCTCCTGGTGCAGCGGCTGCGCCGGCTCGAGCAGACGGGCGTGGTGGAGCGCCGGCCGGGGACGGCCCTCGGTGGGTCCGCGTATCACCTCACGCGCGCGGGGCGGCAGTTACAGCGCGTGATCGACGTGCTTGGCGGGTGGGGCGCACGCTGGGCCTTCGGCGACCCCCGGCCGCGCGAACTCGATCCCGTGGTCCTGCTCTGGTGGATGCGGCGACGGGTCCACCGCGAGCGCCTTCCCGACCGTCGCGTGGTGGTGCAGTTCGACTTCGGGGGCGCGCGCGGCCAGCGGCTCTGGCTCGTGCTCGAGCGCTCGGACGTCTCGGTGTGCTTGCAGCACCCGAAGTTCGAGATCGATCTCGTGGTGGCAGCGGAACTCGGGCTGTTCTACCGCGTATGGCTTGGGCGGGTACCGCTCGATGAGGCCACACGCCGGGGCTGGCTGCGTCTGGACGGTCCGCCCGCGCTCCGGCGCGGCTTCGCCCGATGGTTCGCCTGGAGCCCCATGGCACCGGCCGTGCGGAAGGGGCCCGCCTCCATGACGTCGTGA
- a CDS encoding polyhydroxyalkanoate synthesis regulator DNA-binding domain-containing protein gives MAYVIKRYSNRKLYDTQESRYVTLEELEELIRAGKEISVVDVSSGEDLTSVTLAQIILENERNHRAALPTAFLHQLIKHGEAWQEFFQSSMKSSLDAIMTSQREADRVFREWAVRAGWAMPGAKPAAAPAPERKGEPVGEADALRGEVAALREQLRALEERLEKRRGG, from the coding sequence ATGGCGTACGTGATCAAGCGATACTCCAATCGCAAGCTCTACGATACGCAGGAGAGCCGCTACGTCACCCTGGAGGAGCTCGAGGAGCTCATCCGCGCGGGCAAGGAGATCTCGGTGGTGGACGTCTCCAGCGGCGAGGATCTGACCTCGGTGACGCTCGCTCAGATCATTCTCGAGAACGAGCGCAACCACCGTGCCGCGTTGCCCACCGCCTTCCTCCATCAGCTCATCAAGCACGGCGAAGCCTGGCAGGAGTTCTTCCAGTCCTCGATGAAGTCGAGCCTCGACGCGATCATGACGAGCCAGCGCGAGGCCGACCGCGTGTTCCGCGAGTGGGCGGTGCGCGCGGGCTGGGCGATGCCCGGGGCCAAGCCGGCGGCCGCGCCCGCTCCCGAGCGCAAGGGGGAACCCGTCGGCGAGGCGGACGCGCTCCGCGGCGAGGTGGCGGCGCTACGCGAGCAGCTCCGCGCCCTCGAAGAGCGCCTGGAGAAGCGCCGCGGCGGCTAG
- a CDS encoding carboxylesterase/lipase family protein, producing MHTIATTRRGRLEGRDEGGLVVFRGVPFAAAPEGARRFLPPEPPAPWAGVRPAQAFGLAAPQNAAEMGPLFRLGLGATGEDCLSLNVWTPALDNARRPVMVWIHGGAFVLGAGSQLLYDGAALARRGNLVVVTINYRLGALGFLHLATRLGAELPATGNEGLLDQIAALEWVRDEIAAFGGDPENVAIFGESAGSMSVATLLGAPRAAGLFHRAILQSGAANYVWPRDVAAAVADALLDALGVEGTAAVRALPVDRVLAAQRRVFLAGVLGTDHVFHDLSPSGRRLAGAAFLGLALARRPLGAAGAALTRGLAGYLRRRREGRAPGGAAEALDALRGRGLPFQPVVDGHVLPRPPLDAIGDGLAARVPVLVGTNRDESKLFLFLDPEGDALDQAGLEARAAEVLGAQAGHVIAVYREARRARGESIAPAELWSAIESDRTMRHPAMRLAERQRAHQPRTYAYLFTWPSPFMGGALGACHALELPFVFGTLGHPMLRPFAGKGPVAEALAARVQDAWIAFARTGDPSHGGLGAWPAYDAATRATMILDRECRVEAAPREPERAVWDAVP from the coding sequence ATGCACACCATCGCCACGACGCGCCGGGGCCGGCTCGAGGGACGGGACGAGGGCGGCCTCGTCGTGTTCCGCGGCGTGCCCTTCGCGGCGGCGCCTGAAGGGGCGCGGCGCTTCCTCCCGCCCGAGCCGCCGGCGCCGTGGGCCGGCGTCCGGCCGGCGCAGGCCTTCGGCCTCGCCGCCCCGCAGAACGCCGCGGAGATGGGGCCGCTGTTCCGACTCGGTCTCGGCGCCACGGGCGAAGATTGCCTCTCCCTCAACGTCTGGACCCCGGCCCTCGACAACGCGCGACGCCCGGTCATGGTGTGGATTCACGGCGGCGCCTTCGTGCTGGGCGCGGGCTCGCAGCTCCTCTACGACGGCGCCGCGCTCGCCCGCCGCGGCAACCTCGTGGTGGTGACCATCAACTACCGGCTGGGCGCCCTCGGGTTCCTGCACCTCGCCACGCGCCTCGGGGCCGAGCTCCCCGCCACCGGCAACGAGGGTCTGCTCGACCAGATCGCCGCGCTCGAGTGGGTACGCGACGAGATCGCGGCCTTCGGCGGCGATCCCGAGAACGTCGCGATCTTCGGCGAGTCCGCGGGCTCGATGAGCGTGGCCACGCTTCTGGGCGCCCCGCGCGCGGCCGGCTTGTTCCATCGCGCGATTCTCCAGTCCGGCGCCGCCAACTACGTGTGGCCGCGCGATGTCGCCGCCGCCGTGGCGGACGCCCTCCTCGACGCGCTCGGGGTCGAGGGCACCGCCGCCGTCCGCGCGCTCCCGGTGGATCGCGTGCTCGCGGCGCAGCGCCGCGTGTTCCTCGCCGGCGTGCTGGGCACTGACCACGTCTTCCACGACTTGTCGCCCTCCGGGCGACGTCTGGCGGGCGCGGCGTTCCTGGGCCTCGCGCTCGCGCGCCGCCCGCTGGGCGCGGCCGGCGCCGCTCTCACGCGCGGACTGGCGGGCTACCTCCGGCGGCGGCGGGAGGGGCGCGCGCCGGGCGGGGCGGCCGAGGCGCTCGACGCGCTCCGCGGTCGCGGCCTGCCCTTTCAACCCGTCGTAGACGGCCACGTGCTGCCCCGCCCGCCCCTGGACGCGATCGGCGACGGCCTCGCCGCCCGTGTGCCGGTGCTCGTGGGCACGAACCGTGACGAGTCGAAGCTCTTCCTCTTCCTCGACCCGGAAGGCGACGCGCTCGATCAGGCGGGGCTCGAGGCGCGCGCGGCGGAAGTCCTGGGCGCGCAGGCGGGGCACGTGATCGCCGTGTACCGGGAGGCGCGGCGGGCACGCGGCGAGTCCATCGCGCCCGCGGAGCTCTGGTCGGCGATCGAATCCGACCGCACCATGCGTCACCCCGCGATGCGCCTGGCGGAGCGTCAGCGCGCGCATCAGCCGCGCACCTACGCCTATCTCTTCACCTGGCCGTCACCGTTCATGGGCGGCGCGCTCGGCGCCTGTCACGCCCTCGAGCTGCCCTTCGTGTTCGGCACCCTGGGGCACCCGATGCTGCGCCCCTTCGCCGGCAAGGGTCCCGTCGCGGAGGCGCTCGCCGCGCGCGTCCAGGACGCGTGGATCGCCTTCGCGCGCACGGGCGATCCGTCCCACGGAGGCCTCGGGGCGTGGCCGGCCTACGATGCGGCCACGCGGGCCACCATGATCCTCGACCGCGAGTGCCGGGTCGAAGCGGCGCCGCGCGAGCCCGAGCGCGCGGTGTGGGACGCCGTCCCCTAG
- a CDS encoding MaoC family dehydratase, with the protein MIGVTIHELTVGDHAELTRVADEADIAGFVDSVGDYNPIHSDRAYAAGTSFKERIAPGIWTAGLVSAVIGTRLPGPGTVYLSQDLRFHRPVRFGDAVTARVEVVEASPEKNRVRLRTSCVNQHGEEVLAGEAVVKPSRTPVRYERTVGPAAALTLWALVPWAWAAQGAAVTGAMAWSLLALSQPRR; encoded by the coding sequence ATGATCGGCGTCACCATCCACGAGCTCACCGTCGGCGATCACGCCGAGCTGACCCGAGTGGCCGACGAGGCTGATATCGCGGGCTTCGTGGACTCGGTCGGTGACTACAACCCGATCCATTCCGACCGCGCCTATGCCGCCGGCACCTCGTTCAAGGAGCGAATCGCGCCCGGCATCTGGACGGCCGGGCTCGTCTCCGCGGTGATCGGCACCCGCCTCCCGGGCCCCGGCACGGTGTACCTGTCTCAGGATCTCCGGTTCCACCGCCCGGTGCGCTTCGGCGACGCGGTCACCGCCCGGGTGGAGGTGGTGGAGGCCAGCCCGGAGAAGAACCGCGTGCGGCTCCGCACGTCGTGTGTGAATCAGCACGGCGAGGAGGTGCTGGCGGGTGAGGCGGTGGTCAAGCCATCGCGGACGCCGGTGCGCTACGAGCGGACGGTGGGACCCGCCGCCGCGCTCACCCTCTGGGCGCTCGTCCCATGGGCGTGGGCGGCGCAGGGCGCGGCGGTGACGGGCGCCATGGCGTGGAGCCTCCTGGCGCTGTCCCAGCCGCGGCGGTAA
- a CDS encoding M48 family metalloprotease, whose translation MLGGCESAPPKPPAATSAVAPREATDDERFKVSAALAPLLRTSGIWRGPEDGCAVAVGILPRSNINMGVAPHPACRFSLLVTEGALQRLPPEEMRAALAHELGHVELGHFGARRARRQVERGVMVQRGAQAAAFRAYDREEERAADRWAAQLLNRLPGDGTRCRALVALLQRLEREGQRPEYFNWLSTHPSPGARLQALAEVCP comes from the coding sequence GTGCTCGGCGGGTGCGAGAGCGCGCCCCCGAAGCCGCCCGCGGCTACCTCGGCGGTCGCGCCGCGTGAGGCGACCGACGATGAGCGCTTCAAGGTTTCGGCGGCGCTCGCCCCGCTGCTCCGCACCTCCGGCATCTGGCGGGGGCCGGAGGATGGATGCGCGGTCGCGGTGGGGATCCTGCCGAGAAGCAACATCAACATGGGCGTCGCGCCGCACCCGGCGTGCCGGTTCAGCCTGCTCGTCACCGAGGGCGCGCTCCAGCGGCTGCCTCCGGAAGAGATGCGCGCGGCCCTCGCGCACGAGCTGGGGCACGTCGAGCTCGGACATTTCGGGGCGCGCCGGGCGCGCCGCCAGGTCGAGCGCGGCGTGATGGTGCAGCGAGGCGCGCAGGCGGCCGCCTTTCGCGCCTACGATCGAGAGGAAGAGCGCGCGGCGGACCGATGGGCTGCGCAGCTCCTGAACCGGCTGCCGGGGGACGGGACGCGCTGCCGGGCGCTGGTGGCGCTGCTTCAGCGCCTCGAGCGCGAAGGGCAACGGCCCGAGTACTTCAACTGGCTGTCCACGCATCCGAGCCCCGGAGCCCGGCTCCAGGCGCTCGCGGAGGTGTGTCCATGA